In Meleagris gallopavo isolate NT-WF06-2002-E0010 breed Aviagen turkey brand Nicholas breeding stock chromosome 6, Turkey_5.1, whole genome shotgun sequence, the genomic stretch tTAGATTTCCTGTCACTTGGTAGCTCTCAGTTGTCTCTTTTCTTAAACTTAGTTGCCATAGTTGAGGTTGCTACATGTTAACCACTTAACTAGTAAGGCTGCTGTGACTCATGGCTTGACATTTCTTGGAGGATTGGTGTTTCTACCACCTAAACAGAAGGACAGTTCACATGTTCTAGGGCTGTGAGGACGCATGGCATGTTTTCCTTTGCACAGCAGTAAAGAGGAATGATGTTTCCCCATGCTGTATGGTTTGACCTGTTAGGGCATCTTCAAATAAACGGCTTTCATCTTGTGTTAAACCAGCTTGCTTGAATAAAGTCAAATTAACATCCTGATTCCAGATATGGATAGGGGCAATCCTTAACTTCACTGTCTCAAGTTAGTCTGTGAGAACAAAGTAGTCTGTGGCTTTGTTTAAATGTGATTACTTCCAGCACTGAACCACTGTTAGAGGCAGCTTTTCGCTGTGATCCAGAGTAGTTTTTGTCTGTCCGCGTCCTTAAACTGCAGGTCTGAGGAGCAATTTGAAAAACTGAGTTTCTCAATTCAGAAGCCACTGCTGGTGCATGACAAATCTGGCTTTAATCAAGGCCTGCCTGTGCTTGGCTATAACTAACTTCAAACTCATTTGTATTTGTTGCAAGCAGTTTCCACGAAGATGGTTACTCTTGGAATTGCCAGGGCGACTGAGGTctgcaggtgtcactgcttcacACAGCCTTGGAATGCTACTTAGTACTTGGTTTGTGGCTATGGAATATATTGAgagaaaattgttctttttaactttgatacatttaaaagaatgtttcatgctaaagatttttatttttatttaaataaaacttagctttgttgttgtttctgctctgaaataaagATCTACTCATTGAGAATAAAGTCTGTAAACCCAACTGTCATTCTTGCATTAAGCTTCTGAAATTCCTTAAAAGGCATAGAACCTGCATCCCTGGAATTTCTTATTAACCTAGGAGAGCATCTTATATGTAAAAGACCTTTAAAACTACCATCCCAGAATTCAATGTAAGCCAGAAATTGCCCAAATTAAAATGTGTCCTCCTTGGAAGGATAGGGGagaagaggatttttttctcctgttagGATAGAGAATAATTAGAAATATAAGGCTCCATATGTGAGCAGagcttcttttacttttcaagATACTGAATGAAATCCATATAGATTCAAACTTCCAAGGCATGGTGGCCTCCTCAGGTTCCAGGCTATCTCACAGAGgggccagggttggaagggacctcaaggatcgtgaatctccaaccctcctgccatgtgcagggccaccaaccttctcatttaatactagacaaggctgcccaggcccctatccaacctggccttgaatgcctgcagggacaggacatccacaagttctctgggcagcctcaccGCTTTCTGGGTAAAAAACTTCcacctgacatccaacctaaaccttccctccctcaacttaaaaccatttccccttgtcctcctgttatctaccctttcaaagagttgattcctcctcctgtttgtaggctccctttaggtactgaaaggctgcaatgaggtcaccttgcagccttcttttctccaggctgaacaagcccagcttcctcagcctgtcctcataggggaggtgctccactcccctgatcatcttggtggccttcctctggaccctctccaacagctctctgtctttcttatactgggagctccagacctggacacagtactgcagatggggcctcacaagagcagagtagaggggacaatcacctccctgtccctaaAGTATTTCCCTTACTTTGATGAAGCTAGAATCAGCAAAGTTTCAAGTTGAATGCCAGTATCCAAGTGTAATTGCTTTCCACAATTGCTGTACATGTTTTTCTCTGTAGGTATTTAAATCAGTTATTTTAGATCACTCGTAGCTTTTAAATAGTATTATAGAATCTCTCAGGGTGgagaagaccttaaagatcatcaggtccatccacaacctaaccatactacccgaactctaacaaccctccactaaatcatgtccctgagcaccacatccaaatggatcTTATACACATTCAGAGATGGACAAAGCAGCTAAACTGATGGCATTCCCCCTACggaggagaaagaaacaagTTTCAACTTGTTCTAGGCTTCCTGTTCATCAGTTCAGTGCTATTCCAAATCAATACTGAAGTGTGTATCTCAGTTGGATCGTGTCTCTGTGTGACTAAAAGCAGTGGAAGTAGGCCTGCCTGCTGTGAGGTTGTGTAGTTGAAGTTAAAACTGGGGGAGAGAAGCGTGGGCTTGCTTTTCcttggtaaaaataaaaactggagGAAAGAGTGAAGaagtattttcatatttaatctGGTAAAAGAGGCAGATGACAAAATTAGACCCAAAGAAAGCTTCCAGGAGAAAACTGTCATTGCATGTACTTCTCTTCTTCAGTTGTAGGTGTGAGCCGTGATTTTATCTGCTGCAATTTCATTATGAGGCGAAGATTTGCTTGTTCTAAGCAAGAAAGTCTTTGTGACATTTGGCACTGATGGTTAATTTAAAGATGCAGCTCTGTAATCTCTCCTAGATGAGACATGGATTGTGAGAGCATGGGCAGTAGGCTTTAAATAGATCAATTGATGGGGATGTGTCAGACTTTCTTTCCCATATCAGGCTTtccaaaatgctgctttcaaaCAAAAGGTTTCTGGAAGTCTTAAAAACTTTGTTATTCAGCTTAAGCACGTACCCAGTTTGTAAGTTATCACATCTGCCAGGCATAAACGGGTCAATTTTAATGAAGGTTTGCTATTAAGATGAAGGCAATAACCTTGAAAGAAGGTGGAAATACTTAGTTTAATATCAGCTGCAAATATGAGCTGTTGTGTAGGCTAGCAGATTGACAGTGAAAATGAGTTTATTTTAGAAGGTACAGAAAAGGTGCAAATGGCGTTGTCTTAATGTAGCAGGCAGGTAAATATCAGGCTGGTACTTGCCTCCTGCAGCAGGCTCTTCTCCTAATTCTCTCCGTGTGTAAGACAgcaaaagtaaataattttgtGTGCTTTGTATCCTGGTGGAGCTGCTTCTCTTTAGAAAGAGAATTAGGTTTCATTGAAGCTGACTGATCATTTACCTCCTTGGCATACACTGtccttgaaaatcagaagttaATACCAAAGCTTTATCGATAGTTAAAATAGTCCTCATCTTTCATTCCTTCAGAACAGAGAAATTTGAATTACTCTTCCATATTGTGAGCTACCAATTTCAAGTTAAGTTTGTTCTGCTCACAGAAGATCTCAAATGCATGCATGGGACTGAGGGTACCTGGTGCAGTCCAGTGCAGTGCCTTGTTAGTACTCCTCATGTCAGAAATTTAGTAcatattcattaaaaaagtCCATTAAAAGCTGGAGCTGACGGTGCTCGCTAAATAAATTGATGTTGTCCTGGGGGAGGTTTATAAGAGGTTAATAGGACTAAACGTTGGTAATGCAGCCATGTAGATATATGTTGTGAGGAATTCAGGCCTGAACTCTGAGCACTAGGCTTTCCTTAAAACTAGCGAGGGCTACGGAAGTTTGCTATGATGCTAATATTcgtttctgaaatgaattaaatcctttttcttcctgatgatTCAGATCTGTGACCTTGACAATGCAGTGTTTCTAGTCCTGTCTCCTCCAGGAAGCCTGAGGAGGAGCTCCATGTAAAGGAGCCTCATGATCTTTGCAGGGTTGaggttttcctgtttgtttacCTTTCCCTCAATGATCCACTTTCATGGATCGTTGTTACCTCATGGAGAGGTAACAGCGCAAACCTTTGCACCTAGGCTGGGGTTGTTGCTGTCAGAGGCTGCTGTTTGCCTTAGTGATACGCACTGGGAGGAGTCAGCAGCTTGTCTGGGCTCTGTTCTACCCCCTCGTAAGAAGAGAACAGAGTGGGaagcaaaatacagaagaaCATTCAGTTGCAAAAACCCTAAAAGCAGTCGGAACATACCGCTTTTCCCTGGCTGGCTTTAATCTATGGTTATTTTTAACTTTGAGGATTAAATCCAATTTCACATCTAAATTAGGGATGCTGGCTGGAAGTGCTGGGGGGCTTTATGGTTGTATGAAATGCAGATTAGGAAGTTAGAAACTTTGAGGTGCGGCAAGCAGGCTGATCTAAGGTCAGTGCTTCAAAGTCGTGCTGTATCTGACTGGTAATGCAGCTCTGAACGCTTAACTCTGTTCTCACTGCTAACCTGCAGGTgttcttcagcttcatttttaaatgttattgcTGTGCAGTGACTGGTGTGCTGTGTTGGATCGGTACTGCTGCTCGTCTGATTTCTTCAGGATGTTGAAAGTGAACCATTTTGGAGTGCAGTTGCTGTAAACGAGCTGCCTTCCTTTGTGCAGAATTCAACAGCAGAAGGAAGTGATGTGCATTCTCCCCAAGCTTCCTACTGCATATTTGAATGTGAGGTGGTACTGACTGTCTTGGTGCTCTTGGCTATTCGTCTACTGGTGTGTTAACTTTGGAACTAATCTGGTGATTGGTTTCTTATTAGCAGAGCAGGCAAGAGAGCTTACAGTCAGCACTGATCTTTTGTGCAAAGAGTATCGAGCATAACAGGTTACTTTCAGTActgttctgcttctttctgtgtgGAAAGTGTTAGTGGGGCTGGCAAAATAATGCATGAGGCTTGCATGCTATCAGGACGTTGTATCGGCACTTTTGCTAACTTGGACAACCAGGAGAACTTATTTGTTAATGGTGAAGTGATAGCTTGAGTTagtttctctttccctttctgtacCAGCGCTTACTCCCAAACTCTTAGCAGCATCTGGAAAGAATTGTTTTGCAGCATTTGAGGTAGTGGTGGGGAGAAGGATGTGGAGTGTGTGAAGCAGACTGAAGCAGCTCATCTCCTCAAGGCTGGAGAGTAGGATCCATTTGGAAACGTCAGCATTTCCTACTGCTTAGCAGCATATTTACTGTATGTTGTGTTGTATCTTAAATCAGCTTCGTGCTGCTTATCTGCTACGGAGGCAAATCTGCTGTCCATTTTAAAAGAGTCAGGAAAGGGATGCTGCCAAAAATGGTGGGAGCACTAAGTCAGGACAGGCAACACTGGCGTTTGTGCAGCAGAGTAATGACTTTGCTCAGGAACTGCTTGGGGTATCCTGCAAGTGGCTCAGACAGCAGAACACAGCATTGCCTCAGCATTGCGTGGTCTATTCACTGAGAGCCCTGAAACTGCAGGCCTGTCTTCTATTGAATTATCATTTTCTAAAAGCTGCTCCTGAAGGAAATCCTTAAACTGCTAAGTCTGTCTTTACACAAATAAAGCGTCAAATGGACTTTGTTCTCCTGACACAGTACAGCAGACCTGTCCTTGCCGTTACTTCATTGTCTAGGAATGTTTTGATCAGCATAGCTCTAACACCGAACACACACTGAAAGCTGATTGCTGGAAGAGATGGTTTTGCTCTCTGCACTAGTTACCACTACAAATGTTTCTGCTTGGCTAGCTCCCAGAACAGGCTGTCATCAGCACTGtttgtgctggaaaaaaaaaacaacctccaATAAAACTGATACAGActagtaaaacaaaaaaaaaaaaagagccccAAACAACAGAGTTGGACTGCATGGGGAAGGACTGCATGCAAATAAAAGCATGACAGCTTTGACTGACCCATTGTGAAGTCGCAGCCTTGAGTTTCTCCATCTGTGTTAATGAGGAGACAGCTACAAATGTAATGGTACAAGTACTTTGGTAGTGTTTGGTGATATTAAATGGATGTGCATACGAGATTTGATACAAGATTTAATCATAGCTCAGCTTCCTGTGCCTtggatttcagaagaaaaaaaaaaaataggcgACTTAATGTGTGCAACTGAAGCAGAGTTCTTGATTTTCAAAACCTTCAAATGgttcagttttccattttaaattcaCAAAAGAGTACTTTATATAGAAAGAAACCTTTTTTCTTGTGGTACAGAAAAGGAGTGAAGAAGGAGGTTCAGTTACAATTTTTTGTAACACTGAAATGATAGTAGATTGCCTTAAATGGTCGTTAAGCTTTCCTGGCAGAAATCCTTATTGTAGCCCTGTATCAAGCAGTTTTGCTAATATCTTCAGAGTGAGAAGGGAATGAGCAATTCCAACGCTTAGCCCTTGTCTCTCTGCAGCATGTCCAGGGCAGGTAATGTAATGTCTGTACTTCATCTTACATGCggatagagaagaaaaaaatggctcTATTGTGgtcatttttcacttgtttttctcttgcagcTTTAAAGACTGTAATGTATCTTACATTACAGTCTGCCAGGAGAAGTCTGGGTGATATATCTCATTCTTCTGTGTCCACAGGGGGGTTGCTAATTAGCACTGAATATACTCTCTGTAGCAGTGACGTGGCAATATGTGTAAGCTTTAGATTGCAGTTCTACTGTTAGAATATGAAATCCTGTCTTACTAGCTCTGATTAGGGTTTAATAAGTTCTCTTGCTCTTTTTTAGAGTCTCTGAAAGGTAGCAAGAAAGAGTTCTGGGAGCGCAGCAAGGAACATGGCAACCCAAGGTATATAATTTATTacacttaattttttattaGACTCTACCAGTTGTAATAAAGAAGAGTTAAACTGGCTCCTTACTTTCCTTTTTAACTTTTCTAAGTCGCTAGAATAATGCCTACTGTACTGCAGCAATTAATATCTTACCACAGTAACTTCAGCCTGCAAAGAGGTTTGTCATCGTAAATGTTTTGAGTCACTTAAGTATGGCCAGGTACCTAATCATATGATGTGGAAAGGGAGCCTTTAAGCAGCAGACTTAAGTCCCAACAACAGTGATTGCTCTGTCTGCTAGTTAGGCTTATAGATGTCTGCACTGGTTTGATATAATGCCTCAGTTTAAAATGGCTGTCTCATTTTCTGTGCTAGACTCAGCTGGGCTGAGGTAGCTGTTTGTAACAGTTTATTTTACTGTGGAATCCTAGTTATTGTTTGAAGGACTAATACATGCTGGAGTAATTCAACTAAACCAAATTGTTCAATGATTTGTTACAGCTGACTTGATGGAGTTGGATATGGCCATGGAGCCAGACAGAAAAGCTGCAGTCAGTCATTGGCAGCAGCAGTCGTATCTGGACTCTGGTATCCATTCCGGTGCCACAACAACTGCTCCCTCTTTGAGTGGCAAAGGAAATCCTGAAGAGGAAGATGTGGACACAACGCAAGTCCTGTATGAGTGGGAGCAAGGGTTCTCTCAGTCCTTTACCCAGGAGCAAGTTGCTGGTAAGGCCTTCTCTACTACGCCAGCTTGTTTAGACATGCAGCTTAATAATACAGAAACGCCAATACTGTATTATTACTAATCTAGAAGAATATTATTCCTGTTTGAGTTAAAGACATACCTACCTTGGTTTTCAGATATTGATGGCCAATATGCAATGACTAGAGCTCAGAGAGTGCGTGCAGCTATGTTCCCTGAAACACTGGATGAAGGAATGCAAATCCCATCCACACAGTTTGATGCTGCCCATCCAACTAATGTGCAGCGCCTGGCTGAGCCATCCCAGATGCTAAAACATGCCGTCGTTAATTTGATAAACTATCAGGATGACGCTGAACTTGCAACTCGTGCAATCCCAGAACTGACCAAACTGTTGAATGATGAGGACCAGGtaagtattttgtattttattaactCTGGTCTAGCGTGCCTATAGGGATCCTTTGATGTCCTTATACAGAAGCTTTCTTTAAATACCCCTGTAGGTGGTGGTAAACAAGGCTGCGGTTATGGTTCATCAGCTCTCCAAAAAGGAAGCATCTCGCCATGCTATTATGAGGTCTCCTCAAATGGTGTCTGCAATTGTACGTACCATGCAAAATACGAACGATGTGGAAACAGCCCGTTGTACTGCAGGCACACTACACAATCTCTCACATCACCGTGAAGGCTTGTTGGCAATCTTCAAATCAGGAGGCATCCCCGCCTTGGTTAAAATGCTTGGGTATGTGGATTGCTGAGACAGTAGTTTGTGTCTTTGAGCTGTTGTTGGTAGATCCGGATACTCATCAGGCTTTTCCTTTTGTAGGTCTCCAGTGGATTCTGTCTTGTTCTATGCCATTACAACTCTTCACAATCTCCTGTTACATCAGGAAGGAGCCAAAATGGCTGTCCGTctggctggagggctgcaaAAAATGGTTGCCCTGCTCAACAAGACAAACGTTAAATTCTTGGCCATCACGACAGACTGTCTTCAGATTTTAGCCTATGGCAATCAAGAAAGTAAGGTAAGTGCTTCAGCTCTTGAACCTCTTCTAATGAAAAGCTTGCTAAGGATGGCCTAAAATGATCTTGTGTACTGACGTCTGTGTTCTGAATCCCATGTCAAGTTAAGGATTTTGTCAATTGCTGAGCAGTTTGCCAGTCAGTCCTGGCCTTGGAAGAAGGATGCTATTTTGTGGAAGTGTTCATGGTCAGACAGTTTACAGAACTGACCAGTAGTTGTGAATGGTTTTTTAGAGATCTGTAGCACACAGTCTGTGCAAGCCAGACTACTCGCATGACCAGGAAGTGTCAGATAAGTGCTGTATTGCTAtatttctgctgcctttcagcTGATTATTCTGGCAAGTGGTGGACCCCAAGCTCTAGTAAACATAATGAGGACCTATACTTATGAGAAACTATTGTGGACCACAAGTAGGGTGCTGAAGGTGTTGTCAGTCTGCTCCAGCAACAAACCTGCTATTGTTGAAGCTGGTAAGTACATTCCTTGtacctctttttcctttcccctttccttttcccttccctttcccctttcctcctcttttttttaaataaatgtatactGGACTTCAGAATCAGTACATTCTGCACTAACCAGAACAGAAGCTTGCCAGCGTTGGAAATTAAACACAGGTGGTCTTTTGATTTATAACTAGTTTTAGAGGCCTTAAGTATGCATAAGTATATTTATACAAATGATAGTCTGGTTTTATTAAGTCTGCTGGGGAATTAGCTGTGTGCCTTTATGGCCGAATGTTGTCAGAATTGTTTCCTTagaacataaatacattttaagtcAACATCACAAAGAGaatcacagctttttttcttcgTATGTAATGAAGGGTTAGGGTCTAGGCATATTAGGATACTAATCCAAAGAAAGAATCAGAAGCTTGTGAGATATTCTAAGAAAAATTATTCCATTTACAGGGTGAGCATTTGAGTAACAGTAAGTGACAAATGTACCATTTTCTTCTAGGTGGAATGCAAGCTTTAGGACTCCACCTTACAGATCCAAGCCAGCGTCTTGTCCAGAACTGTCTCTGGACTCTGAGAAATTTGTCAGATGCAGCAACCAAGCAGGTAACTGGGCCTTTTAAGGGATCAGAATCAAAAGCCAACATAGTGGGAGAGGAAAGAGACtaaattttcttctcctctttttgCAGGAGGGAATGGAAGGCCTTCTAGGAACTCTTGTTCAGCTTTTAGGATCAGATGATATTAATGTTGTGACTTGTGCTGCCGGAATCCTTTCTAATCTTACTTGCAACAATTACAAGAACAAGATGATGGTCTGCCAGGTTGGTGGCATCGAGGCTCTTGTGCGCACAGTTCTTCGGGCTGGAGACAGGGAAGACATCACAGAACCTGCTATTTGTGCGCTCCGTCACCTCACCAGCAGACATCAGGAAGCTGAAATGGCTCAAAATGCAGTACGTCTCCATTATGGACTGCCAGTGGTGGTTAAACTGTTGCACCCACCCTCACACTGGCCTTTGATCAAGGTAAATAAATAATGGCTGATGTCTTTCAGTGCTGAAAACCAGTGCCTTTTCAAtgtaacattaaaaatactgtgtttCCAAGGCGTTGGAGAACGTAACTTGCCTGATGGAAAGGCTGCTTCGAATGAGCAACTTTCAAGTTGTCTCTTACCGAGGTCCAACTGTTTGGGACCAACTGAtttaataacaaacaaacacagtGCTAAATAGCAAACGCACCCCTTATGTTCTCTTATTCCCCACCTCTTTTCTGAACTGCAGGCTACTGTTGGGTTGATTCGCAATCTCGCGCTCTGCCCTGCAAACCATGCCCCGCTGCGTGAACAGGGTGCTATCCCACGGCTAGTTCAGCTGCTGGTTAGAGCACATCAAGATACCCAGCGACGTACTTCCATGGGTGGAACGCAACAGCAGTTTGTGGTAAGTGGCCACCAGGAACTACAGTTACCTAAATAGCTATTTTCTTAACATTTGCTCTGGTTTGTATTACTCTGCTGGTACGCTGATCGTTCTGCCTTGGCAGATCTGAAGTGTTTTTGAATGCTGCAAATTGTAGAAATACTGGTTTTGCCTACCCTGGCAAAGAGAGTAGTTCTTTACGAGGAAGTTCCTTCCTTGTTGGAACTATGAGTTTTGGAATGTTGTCACAGCTTAATGCATATTTTCATGCTTAGAGCTGTACCAGTACAGAGAAATTGTACAGGCTCCATAATTAACATACCAGGTCAGCGTGACAGGATCAGTCTtgatttttcccttcccctGTTAAACATGCTGATGAAGGGGAAGTTACATTAGCATAGGCAAATGGCAGCAATACCTACTAGTACAGGACTGTAGTTAATACTTGCAAAGTCAGGGCCTCTTAATCACTGATTAGCACTTTCAAACTTAGTAAAAGGCCAAGCTAattcagcttggaaaaaaacccaacagtgTTGTCAGACGTTAAGTTTATAATgggctgggaaaaaaaatgagaacaatgGGAGATGTTCCACTGAAATGCTTCACTCACTGAATTTAGCTGGATAAACTAGGCCAGGTCTTAGCAGGGATGTTAAGCTTGAAGGCAAGCAGTAGGGAGTGGGTACTGAGGCCTGCTGGGGGAGGGGTGTGTGTGCAGATGAGTTTGGCTGATTCTTTGATAATGATCAGCTTGTTGATAGTTGTTTTAGAAGATAGCATTCAAGATCTCAGctgaaatgccttttctttccctgactTAGGAGGGTGTGCGCATGGAGGAAATCGTCGAGGGCTGCACTGGAGCCCTGCATATTCTTGCACGTGATGTTCACAATCGAATTGTAATCAGGGGTCTAAATACCATTCCACTATTTGTGCAGGTAAGCAGGAGCTCAAGAAAATGCTGTAGTACATACTAGAAAAACTAGTATAACTGCTCCAATGCTTTGTTGGTAGAACTGCTAATTTGCATTGTACTTTTCAAACAGAAGAGTTAAAAGAAATCCTTGTGTTTTGATTGCAGTTGTTGTACTCCCCCATTGAGAATATCCAGAGAGTAGCTGCGGGTGTACTTTGTGAACTTGCTCAAGACAAGGAAGCAGCTGAAGCAATTGAAGCTGAAGGTGCAACTGCCCCTTTAACAGAACTGCTTCATTCTAGGAATGAGGGTGTTGGTAAGTgaacttaaaaaagaaagtttcatACTTTAAATTAGAAAAGTTGCTAGAAGAATTGATGTTGACTAAATTCACTTCTTTTAATAGCAACAtatgcagctgcagtgctgttcagAATGTCTGAGGACAAACCACAAGACTACAAGAAGCGACTTTCAGTTGAGCTGACAAGCTCTCTGTTCCGGACTGAGCCAATGGCTTGGAACGAGGTGAGTTGTGTCCCTGTATGAATGGCACCTTGGGCAGACTTCACTTTCAAGTCCCCCCTCCTTCCAGTAGTGAAGTGTAGATGCCATCAGTGATACGGGTTCAGTTTTACATATGCCTGTAGCTTAGTTAATCTCTCTGCATGTTCAGGTTCAGTGAACATGTGCTGATTGATGGATTTGCAGAAAATGGTCCTAGGGCAACAATTTATACATAAACAGGTGATACTGACAGTCTTGGGAATCCACTGCATAGGGCAAGAAACCCTTCTAAGAACTACAGACTTTCTCGAGTAGAATGAAGAATGAGCGGTCTTAGAGCTGCTactttggtgcttttttttcgGATAGGAAGAGTCTAAAGTTTCTAAATCTCATTTTGCTCTGTGTAAAGAATTCTGTAGgtctctgtgctgcttctgatTTCAAAGGACAGTTTGGCAGTAACCTCTAGGAATTCCAGCCAGTTTTTGCAGATTGTCCAAACCTGATGAACTCTGGTGGCAAATGCTGAGGAAAGAATGATAGGATACAAGAATAACCATAACATTATCCTGTAAGAACTCTTACTTAGCAAACCCTGTAGGACTAAGAAGCTTGGTGTGGGTATGTTGCTTGTGTTCTCCTTAATTGAGAATTGAGCTCTCAGACTTGGAAGTATTTGCAAGCTATCGCATGAAGTTTTTTCATGCTTAAAGGCCTGCACAGTGAATTCAGACTGAAAATTTCCATTGGGAAATGTTTCACTAAGTCTGTCTTCCCCCAGATCCGTGAGGTTCAGGAGTTTTATCTTGACTTACTTAATAATAGGTAGTAGCCTTTGACTTGTAGTATTTCAGTGCTCATTTCTGATTTCCTAAAGTCTGTATCCATCTAACATAGTAacatgagaaaacaaagcaaaaatggaaTATGTCTTTGAAATACAGGTTGTTTCATTACACTACAGACAGTAATTTGACAAACCAGGGGAAGTGCACTGGGAACTAAATGCTCTGTTGCTGGCTCAGGAATCTCAATCCAGCTGACTCACAGAGGTTGGGTGGGTGTACCAGAGCAGTGCTCCTAGACCTGCTCCTTCCTACTTGTTCCCAAACAGAAGCCTCTTTCCAGTGAGTTATGGCTCCTGTATCTAAATAGAGCTGTTAGACAGTGGGTGCAGATGCTTGGATAAAAAGACATTTCACGTTCACAGACATATAATACTGCTGTATGCAGTGCGGAAGAGTTGCTAAAAAAGGATTTGTGGCAAGCTTTAGAATTTCTTAAATTCAATTACTAGTGTTGGCCCTAAGGCTGACATTAAAACTGTTCTGTAACTTTCTGTGCACATCTAGACAGCGGATCTTGGACTTGACATTGGTGCCCAGGGAGAGC encodes the following:
- the CTNNB1 gene encoding catenin beta-1 isoform X1 — translated: MATQADLMELDMAMEPDRKAAVSHWQQQSYLDSGIHSGATTTAPSLSGKGNPEEEDVDTTQVLYEWEQGFSQSFTQEQVADIDGQYAMTRAQRVRAAMFPETLDEGMQIPSTQFDAAHPTNVQRLAEPSQMLKHAVVNLINYQDDAELATRAIPELTKLLNDEDQVVVNKAAVMVHQLSKKEASRHAIMRSPQMVSAIVRTMQNTNDVETARCTAGTLHNLSHHREGLLAIFKSGGIPALVKMLGSPVDSVLFYAITTLHNLLLHQEGAKMAVRLAGGLQKMVALLNKTNVKFLAITTDCLQILAYGNQESKLIILASGGPQALVNIMRTYTYEKLLWTTSRVLKVLSVCSSNKPAIVEAGGMQALGLHLTDPSQRLVQNCLWTLRNLSDAATKQEGMEGLLGTLVQLLGSDDINVVTCAAGILSNLTCNNYKNKMMVCQVGGIEALVRTVLRAGDREDITEPAICALRHLTSRHQEAEMAQNAVRLHYGLPVVVKLLHPPSHWPLIKATVGLIRNLALCPANHAPLREQGAIPRLVQLLVRAHQDTQRRTSMGGTQQQFVEGVRMEEIVEGCTGALHILARDVHNRIVIRGLNTIPLFVQLLYSPIENIQRVAAGVLCELAQDKEAAEAIEAEGATAPLTELLHSRNEGVATYAAAVLFRMSEDKPQDYKKRLSVELTSSLFRTEPMAWNETADLGLDIGAQGEPLGYRPDDPSYRSFHSGGYGQDALGMDPMMEHEMGGHHPGADYPVDGLPDLGHAQDLMDGLPPGDSNQLAWFDTDL
- the CTNNB1 gene encoding catenin beta-1 isoform X2, coding for MATQADLMELDMAMEPDRKAAVSHWQQQSYLDSGIHSGATTTAPSLSGKGNPEEEDVDTTQVLYEWEQGFSQSFTQEQVADIDGQYAMTRAQRVRAAMFPETLDEGMQIPSTQFDAAHPTNVQRLAEPSQMLKHAVVNLINYQDDAELATRAIPELTKLLNDEDQVVVNKAAVMVHQLSKKEASRHAIMRSPQMVSAIVRTMQNTNDVETARCTAGTLHNLSHHREGLLAIFKSGGIPALVKMLGSPVDSVLFYAITTLHNLLLHQEGAKMAVRLAGGLQKMVALLNKTNVKFLAITTDCLQILAYGNQESKLIILASGGPQALVNIMRTYTYEKLLWTTSRVLKVLSVCSSNKPAIVEAGGMQALGLHLTDPSQRLVQNCLWTLRNLSDAATKQEGMEGLLGTLVQLLGSDDINVVTCAAGILSNLTCNNYKNKMMVCQVGGIEALVRTVLRAGDREDITEPAICALRHLTSRHQEAEMAQNAVRLHYGLPVVVKLLHPPSHWPLIKATVGLIRNLALCPANHAPLREQGAIPRLVQLLVRAHQDTQRRTSMGGTQQQFVEGVRMEEIVEGCTGALHILARDVHNRIVIRGLNTIPLFVQLLYSPIENIQRVAAGVLCELAQDKEAAEAIEAEGATAPLTELLHSRNEGVATYAAAVLFRMSEDKPQDYKKRLSVELTSSLFRTEPMAWNETADLGLDIGAQGEPLGYRPDAVSSE